The Salmo trutta unplaced genomic scaffold, fSalTru1.1, whole genome shotgun sequence genome segment tcattgattcctgtctctaattggacagagatccttctggtagttcactgattcctgtctctaattggacagggagagatccttctggtagttcattgattcctgtctctaattggacagagatccttctggtagttcattgattcctgtctctaattggacagagatccttctggtagttcactgattcctgtctctaattggacagagatccttctggtagttcattgattcctgtctctaattggacagagatccttctggtagttaattgattcctgtctctaattggacagagagagagagatcatcctggtagttaattgattcctgtctctaattggacagagagagatccttctggtagttaattgattcctgtctctaattggacagagatccttctggtagttcactgattcctgtctctaattggacagagagagagatccttcttgtagttcattgattcctgtctctaattggacagagatccttctggtagttcactgattcctgtctctaattggacagggagagatccttctggtagttcattgattcctgtctctaattggacagagatccttctggtagttcattgattcctgtctctaattggacagagatccttctggtagttcactgattcctgtctctaattggacagagatccttctggtagttcattgattcctgtctctaattggacagagatccttctggtagttcattgattcctgtctctaattggacagagatccttctggtagttcactgattcctgtctctaattggacagggagagatccttctggtagttcattgattcctgtctctaattggacagagatccttctggtagttcattgattcctgtctctaattggacagagatccttctggtagttcactgattcctgtctctaattggacagagatccttctggtagttcattgattcctgtctctaattggacagagatccttctggtagttcattgattcctgtctctaattggacagagagagagatccttctggtagttcattgattcctgtctctaattggacagagatccttctggtagttaattgattcatgtctctaattggacagacagagatccttctgatagttcattgattcctgtctctaattggacagagatccttctggtagttcactgattcctgtctctaattggacagagatccaaatcaaatcaaatctcattttattggtcacatggttagcaggtgttaatgcgagtgtagtgaaatgcttgtgcttttagttccgacagtgcagtaatatataacaagtaatttaacaatttcacaacaactaccaaTACAAGTGTAAGGGAATGAATaaaaatatgtacataaaaatatatgaatgagtgatggccgaacggcataggcaggatgcagtagatggtatagagtacagtatatagatatgagatgagtaatgtagggtatgtaaacattatataaagtgacataatttaaagtggctagtgataaatttattacatcaattttttattattaaagtggctggagatgagtcagtatgttggcagcagccactcagtgttagtgatggctgtttaacagtctgatggccttgagatagaagctgtttttcagtctctcggtcccagctttcatgcacctgtactgacctcgccttctggatgatagcagggtgaacaggcagtggctcgggtggttgttgtccttgatgatccttctggtagttcattgattcctgtctctaattggacagagatccttctggtatttaattgattcctgtctctaattggacagagattcctgtctctaattggacagagatccttctggtagtacattgattcctgtctctaattggacagagaaagagatcattctattactactacaactaataATAAACAGTCAGACCAGATCACTGTTTAGCTAGCACCAcgttaggtgtgtgtttgtgtgtgtgtgtgtgtgtgtgtgtgtctcagtgtccaGGTGTGTACAGGTGTCTCCAGATAGCGTAGTAGTGTGTAGCTGCTCCCATGGCAACGAACAGGTGCCAGATGGCGTGAGCGAATGGGACGACTCCATCGCTCTTAAAGAAGGCCACACCCACTACATAGAAAATCCCGCCCACCGCCAGCTCACACAAACCTGCCGTGTccgcctgcaacacacacacacacacacacacacacacacacacacacacacacacacacacacacacacacacacacacacacacacacggtcagggCTTAGGGGATAAACTACTTTGAAAATTGGAACATTGACTTTAGGTAAATGTTTCTGGAcgatcaattggtgtgtgtgtgtgtgcgtgtgttaccaTGGACAGGATGACCAGTGCAGGCCCCGCCCCCATGGCCACGTATCCTAGTAACTCCACCAGTTTATACCTGCAGGGAGTGACATCACCTCAGATCATTAACGTCAGGGATAGTGGTgtgcgtgtgttagtgtgtgtgtgtgtgtgtgtgagtgcgtgtgcgagtgcgagtgtgtgtgtgtgtgtgtgtgtgtgtgtgtgtgtgtgtgtgtgtgtgtgtgtgtgtgtgtgcgcgcatgcgtgtgcgcgtgtgtgcgtgtgtgcgtgtgtgtgtgtggtacctcTCGTGGAAGTAGAAGACATATGTGGAGCCGATAACTGCCATGATCCAGATAATCCACCGCATGTGACATGACCACggacccaactccctcagcattaacctgcaaacacccaactccctcagcattaacctggaaacacccaactccctcagcattaacctggaaacacccaactccctcagcattaacctggaaacacccaactccctcagcattaacctggaaacacccaactccctcagcattaacctggaaacacccaactccctcattattaacctggaaacacccaactccctcagcattaacctggaaacacccaactccctcagcattaacctggaaacacccaactccctcagcattaacctggaaacacccaactccctcagcattaacctggaaacacccaactccctcagcattaac includes the following:
- the LOC115183948 gene encoding monocyte to macrophage differentiation factor 2 isoform X3, giving the protein MDFKKSRYGRFMNGRVPSSKRYRPTDYEHAANCATHGLWIIPSLVGGSVLYFLSVDQWQAAAAWLYGAGLSGLFISSTLFHTVAWKIRHLRIVEQRFHMCDRMAIYFFIAASYTPWLMLRELGPWSCHMRWIIWIMAVIGSTYVFYFHERYKLVELLGYVAMGAGPALVILSMADTAGLCELAVGGIFYVVGVAFFKSDGVVPFAHAIWHLFVAMGAATHYYAIWRHLYTPGH